From the genome of Candidatus Desulfarcum epimagneticum, one region includes:
- the ecoRIM gene encoding Modification methylase EcoRI, giving the protein MAKAKNKPMNQGLGAAKAAKQDEFYTLYVDIQKEVEAYLEFDEDTFRSKIVYCNCDDPFESSFFKYFAANFNRLGLKKLITTSYDGSPIAGAQLTFDDYFKGNGKHQKPKAISVEIEEVTDLDGDGAAGIEDVKLFLKRNPHSRTPLVQGGDFRSAECVELLKQADIVVTNPPFSLFREYVALLVRHRKKFLIIGNTNSITYKEIFPLIKDNRLWLGCTNFNVGMFFEVPDDWTHFHHIDEETGKKIARVSTSCWYTNLDHGRRHHPLNLMTIADNLRFSKNLRGKAAYDRYDNFDAIEVGTYKEIPSDYDGMMGVPVTFLDKHNPDQFEILGYEKSYHMQTKKYEMQVQVNKSGKKSNVTKLNDGAAIKVDRPPTDKTYYVVDGKYYIQQYKRIFIRHNRRGQPVKGRKN; this is encoded by the coding sequence ATGGCGAAGGCGAAAAATAAGCCGATGAATCAAGGGCTCGGCGCCGCGAAGGCGGCCAAGCAGGACGAGTTTTACACTCTGTACGTCGACATCCAAAAAGAGGTTGAGGCATATTTGGAGTTCGACGAGGACACCTTCCGCAGCAAGATTGTCTACTGTAACTGCGACGACCCCTTCGAAAGCAGCTTCTTTAAATATTTCGCCGCCAACTTTAACAGGCTCGGCCTCAAGAAACTCATTACCACCAGCTACGATGGCTCCCCCATCGCTGGTGCACAACTCACGTTCGATGATTATTTCAAGGGCAATGGCAAGCACCAAAAGCCCAAGGCGATCTCAGTCGAGATCGAAGAAGTGACGGATCTCGATGGAGACGGCGCGGCTGGCATCGAAGACGTCAAGCTCTTTTTGAAGCGGAACCCACACTCCCGCACACCCCTCGTGCAAGGCGGCGATTTTCGCAGCGCTGAATGCGTCGAGTTGCTTAAGCAAGCGGACATCGTGGTCACTAACCCACCTTTCTCCCTCTTCCGCGAGTACGTCGCCCTGCTCGTGAGACACCGGAAGAAGTTCCTAATCATCGGGAACACTAATTCGATCACCTACAAGGAGATTTTTCCGCTCATCAAGGACAACAGGCTGTGGCTCGGCTGTACGAACTTCAATGTCGGAATGTTTTTCGAGGTGCCGGACGACTGGACGCACTTTCACCACATTGACGAGGAGACAGGCAAGAAAATAGCGCGAGTGTCAACGTCGTGCTGGTACACGAACTTGGACCACGGTCGCCGCCACCATCCTCTGAATCTCATGACCATCGCGGACAATTTGCGGTTCAGCAAGAACTTGAGAGGAAAGGCGGCTTACGACCGATACGACAACTTTGACGCCATTGAGGTTGGCACATACAAGGAGATTCCCAGCGACTACGACGGAATGATGGGCGTTCCCGTCACCTTTCTTGACAAGCACAACCCCGACCAATTCGAGATTCTGGGCTACGAGAAGAGCTATCACATGCAGACTAAGAAGTACGAGATGCAGGTTCAAGTCAACAAGTCAGGAAAGAAAAGCAACGTGACCAAGCTCAACGACGGCGCAGCGATCAAAGTGGATCGCCCCCCGACTGACAAGACTTACTACGTCGTGGATGGCAAATACTACATTCAGCAATACAAGCGAATCTTCATCCGCCACAACCGCCGTGGCCAGCCTGTAAAAGGGAGGAAAAATTGA
- a CDS encoding Addiction module antidote protein, HigA family yields the protein MTEKAFLDPIKPGKILREDFMGPLDITINQLARDLSVPPNRISEIVNGKRSISADTALRLERYFGVEAQFWLNLQSEYNLRMVKQKIWTDIERRIIPLTPPELLSGSGQEILRSR from the coding sequence ATGACTGAAAAAGCGTTTCTGGATCCGATAAAGCCGGGTAAAATTTTGCGTGAAGATTTCATGGGGCCGCTTGATATCACAATCAACCAACTCGCCCGCGATCTTTCCGTGCCGCCGAACCGAATCAGCGAGATCGTCAACGGAAAGAGATCGATCAGCGCCGACACCGCGTTGAGACTGGAGCGCTACTTTGGCGTTGAGGCCCAGTTTTGGTTGAATTTGCAAAGCGAGTATAACCTGCGTATGGTGAAACAAAAAATCTGGACTGACATTGAGCGACGGATTATTCCGCTCACCCCCCCAGAACTCCTTTCCGGGAGCGGCCAGGAGATTCTCCGGAGCCGTTGA
- a CDS encoding conserved hypothetical protein (Evidence 4 : Unknown function but conserved in other organisms), whose translation MRHYRCFKDRFESKHEKKPKSIQGLDKIYSLKRLSEAL comes from the coding sequence ATGAGACATTACCGGTGCTTTAAAGACCGTTTTGAATCCAAACACGAAAAGAAACCCAAATCCATTCAAGGGCTTGACAAAATTTATTCGTTGAAACGGCTGTCGGAAGCCTTATAG
- a CDS encoding Ribonuclease H, protein MKKDAAPSSWERKRFKNNKVWLALDDAGKPLKKNGRVLIKYQLSQDYEYWVYENAIRPVDAPAEESKKKTESKRRKAPGKASKPRPETFEEPSSEDFIVVYTDGASSGNPGPAGIGATLRHRGREKEISMGIGLATNNIAELKAVREALAAIKNPGIPVRILTDSSYVCGTLTKGWKAKKNRELIDSIKTLMKDFKDIRLIKIPGHAGIEGNEKADRLAREGVGMKNGGGGAPGSEI, encoded by the coding sequence TTGAAAAAAGACGCCGCGCCCTCATCCTGGGAACGAAAACGGTTTAAAAACAACAAGGTCTGGCTGGCGCTGGATGACGCCGGGAAACCTTTGAAAAAAAACGGCCGGGTTCTGATCAAATACCAGTTGAGCCAGGATTATGAATACTGGGTCTATGAAAACGCCATCCGGCCGGTGGACGCCCCGGCGGAGGAGTCAAAGAAAAAAACGGAGTCAAAGAGAAGAAAGGCCCCCGGGAAGGCGTCAAAGCCCCGGCCGGAGACTTTTGAAGAGCCGAGTTCAGAGGATTTTATCGTGGTGTACACAGACGGCGCCTCGTCGGGAAATCCCGGGCCCGCCGGCATCGGGGCGACTTTGAGACACCGGGGCCGGGAAAAAGAGATATCCATGGGCATCGGCCTGGCCACCAACAACATCGCCGAGCTTAAGGCGGTGCGGGAGGCGCTTGCGGCCATCAAGAACCCGGGCATTCCGGTCCGGATTCTCACCGACAGCTCCTATGTATGCGGAACCCTTACAAAAGGGTGGAAGGCGAAAAAAAACCGGGAGCTGATTGACTCCATCAAAACCCTGATGAAGGATTTTAAGGACATCCGGCTTATTAAAATCCCCGGCCACGCCGGGATCGAGGGCAATGAAAAGGCCGACCGGCTGGCCCGCGAGGGGGTTGGGATGAAAAACGGCGGCGGGGGCGCGCCAGGCTCTGAGATCTAA
- the aroQ gene encoding 3-dehydroquinate dehydratase 1, with the protein MAGQNKTAVLVIHGPNLNMLGRREPGIYGQTTLEEINTRLVETGKAMGVSVETFQSNHEGAIVEKIQGAGETFQGLIINPAAYTHTSVAIRDAAAMLDIPVIETHLTNIHAREPFRQKSFLSDIAAGHIAGLGAYGYVAALTALWENHLKR; encoded by the coding sequence ATGGCCGGGCAAAATAAAACCGCCGTTCTGGTGATCCACGGACCCAATTTGAACATGCTGGGTCGGCGCGAGCCGGGGATTTATGGACAGACCACCCTGGAGGAGATCAACACAAGGCTCGTGGAGACGGGGAAAGCCATGGGCGTTTCAGTGGAGACGTTTCAGTCCAACCATGAGGGCGCCATTGTGGAGAAAATTCAGGGCGCCGGGGAGACATTCCAGGGGCTCATCATCAACCCGGCCGCCTACACCCACACCAGTGTGGCCATCCGGGACGCGGCGGCCATGCTGGACATCCCGGTCATCGAGACGCATTTGACCAATATTCACGCCCGGGAGCCTTTCCGGCAAAAATCCTTCCTTTCAGACATCGCCGCCGGCCATATCGCCGGGCTGGGCGCCTATGGGTATGTGGCGGCGCTGACGGCGCTTTGGGAAAACCATTTAAAAAGATAA
- the aroK gene encoding Shikimate kinase, with protein sequence MVNIYLIGCRCAGKTGAGQALARRLGRPFRDSDLFVEEKNRMSVAAMVSERGWEAFRRAERDAVREICREKDIVAAMGGGVVLDKKNVADMKKTGILIWLRAAPETVRRRMEKDRRTESLRPSLTGAGALEEIGEVLERRDPLCRAAADVRVDTDHLGVGEAAETALEKIRPWGIFETESDKKGGAEHGRAK encoded by the coding sequence ATGGTGAATATTTATCTCATCGGATGCCGGTGCGCGGGAAAAACCGGCGCGGGACAGGCGCTGGCCCGCCGGCTGGGGCGCCCTTTCCGGGATTCCGACCTTTTCGTGGAGGAAAAAAACCGGATGAGCGTGGCCGCCATGGTTTCTGAGAGGGGATGGGAGGCGTTCAGGCGCGCGGAGCGGGACGCCGTCCGGGAGATTTGCCGGGAAAAAGACATTGTGGCGGCCATGGGGGGCGGGGTGGTTCTGGATAAAAAAAACGTGGCGGACATGAAAAAAACCGGGATTTTGATATGGCTGCGGGCCGCTCCGGAAACCGTGAGGCGAAGAATGGAAAAGGACCGGCGGACGGAGTCCCTTCGCCCGTCTTTGACCGGCGCCGGGGCGCTGGAGGAGATCGGGGAGGTCCTTGAGAGGCGCGATCCCCTTTGCCGGGCCGCGGCCGATGTCCGGGTGGACACCGACCATCTGGGCGTTGGGGAGGCGGCGGAGACGGCGCTGGAAAAAATCCGGCCCTGGGGAATTTTTGAAACCGAATCAGACAAAAAAGGAGGCGCCGAACATGGCCGGGCAAAATAA
- the aroE gene encoding Shikimate dehydrogenase (NADP(+)): MSPPQKPFKTFRQTRLFGLFGTPVSQSLSPLMQNAAFAHAGVDAVCLAFDAPDIQKGISAMRALGMGGGSVTMPHKTAAAALADDLDGPAKAVGAVNTIVNRNGILRGHNTDIPGALAALGEKTSIRGKSAAVIGAGGAAAAMVFGIMEAGGRVTILNRSVQRGEALARRLGADFLPLGEMEAGAFDIVANATPAGMAPDIESMPIPANSLKKGMTVMDAVYHPLKTRLIRTAEKAGCRVVDGAAMFVFQGAAQFELWTGLKPPVAVMRRAVLTALGVSGGER, from the coding sequence ATGTCACCCCCCCAAAAACCATTCAAGACCTTTCGTCAAACCCGGCTGTTCGGGCTGTTCGGAACCCCGGTTTCCCAAAGCTTAAGCCCGTTGATGCAAAACGCCGCCTTTGCCCATGCCGGGGTGGACGCCGTTTGCCTTGCCTTTGACGCGCCGGACATCCAAAAAGGGATTTCGGCCATGCGGGCGCTGGGCATGGGGGGCGGAAGCGTCACCATGCCCCATAAAACCGCGGCGGCGGCTCTGGCGGATGACCTGGACGGGCCGGCAAAGGCCGTGGGCGCCGTCAACACCATCGTGAATCGAAACGGAATCCTTCGGGGTCACAACACGGACATTCCCGGGGCCCTCGCGGCTTTGGGTGAAAAAACCTCCATCCGGGGGAAATCGGCGGCCGTCATCGGGGCCGGGGGGGCCGCGGCGGCCATGGTCTTCGGGATCATGGAGGCCGGGGGCCGCGTGACGATTTTAAACCGATCCGTCCAAAGGGGAGAGGCCCTGGCCCGGCGCCTGGGAGCCGATTTTCTGCCCCTCGGTGAGATGGAGGCCGGCGCGTTTGATATCGTGGCCAACGCCACCCCGGCGGGCATGGCCCCCGACATCGAATCCATGCCCATTCCCGCAAATTCTTTAAAAAAGGGAATGACGGTCATGGACGCGGTGTACCACCCATTGAAAACCCGGCTGATCCGGACCGCTGAAAAGGCGGGATGCCGGGTCGTGGACGGCGCCGCCATGTTCGTTTTCCAGGGCGCGGCGCAGTTTGAGCTGTGGACGGGTTTAAAGCCGCCGGTGGCGGTCATGAGGCGGGCGGTTTTAACGGCTTTGGGCGTTTCGGGCGGGGAGCGGTGA
- a CDS encoding mRNA interferase, which yields MVRQTVSRFDVWLVQLDPTQGSEIKKTRPCVALSPNEMSALKTVIVAPMTSKGFHFPTRIQCVFQRKKGLILIDQLRAVDKSRLIQKLGAISRKTQIKVTDCLQELFAY from the coding sequence ATGGTGAGACAAACCGTTTCCCGATTTGATGTCTGGCTGGTCCAGTTAGACCCCACACAAGGTTCTGAAATCAAAAAAACCAGGCCATGTGTGGCGCTTTCACCGAACGAAATGTCCGCGTTAAAAACAGTCATCGTGGCTCCCATGACTTCCAAAGGTTTCCATTTCCCCACCCGGATTCAATGCGTGTTCCAGAGGAAAAAAGGTCTGATTCTCATCGACCAGTTGAGGGCTGTTGATAAATCCCGGCTGATTCAAAAGCTTGGCGCGATCTCCCGCAAGACTCAGATCAAAGTCACAGACTGTCTGCAAGAGCTTTTCGCATACTAA
- a CDS encoding AbrB family transcriptional regulator, with translation MTILTKIGNSRGVRIPKTIIDQARLDDRNLEFKVMDDGLLIRPVQKPRQGWKKQFDKAIQLQEPFDSDQEWLDAPLLGHEDWEW, from the coding sequence ATGACCATTTTAACAAAAATCGGAAACTCCCGGGGCGTTAGAATCCCCAAAACGATCATTGATCAAGCCCGTCTTGACGACCGGAACCTGGAATTTAAAGTGATGGATGACGGTCTTTTAATCCGGCCTGTTCAAAAACCCCGGCAAGGCTGGAAAAAACAATTTGACAAAGCGATTCAGCTTCAGGAGCCCTTCGACTCGGATCAGGAATGGCTGGACGCTCCCCTGCTCGGCCATGAGGATTGGGAATGGTGA
- a CDS encoding Histidine kinase, which produces MKRYELYYDAIVKLTNAISHCRDPEEVALVSAESVKTVFDAKGCSVFLLDRETRELKLVASRGLSREYLSKGPIHFMQTITEAKDAVPIAIYDVMDDPRIEYPLEARKEGISSLLGVPIVSHNKIMGAMRLYTSEPWEFSIQDITVAQAVAQICGMAMDMCRLHKGYKTSIEILKGMRDPDSFDINKWTPHEGVPKSVNPSICDY; this is translated from the coding sequence ATGAAACGCTACGAACTGTATTACGACGCCATCGTCAAACTCACCAACGCCATTTCCCACTGCCGGGACCCGGAAGAGGTCGCCCTGGTGTCGGCCGAAAGCGTCAAAACCGTGTTTGACGCCAAAGGCTGCTCGGTGTTTCTGCTGGACCGGGAGACCCGGGAGCTGAAACTGGTGGCGTCCCGGGGGCTGAGCCGGGAGTACCTGAGCAAAGGCCCCATCCACTTCATGCAAACCATCACCGAAGCCAAAGACGCCGTTCCCATCGCCATCTACGACGTCATGGATGACCCCCGGATCGAGTATCCCCTGGAGGCCCGAAAAGAGGGAATTTCCTCCCTGCTGGGCGTCCCCATCGTGAGCCACAATAAAATCATGGGGGCCATGCGCCTGTACACATCCGAGCCCTGGGAATTTTCCATCCAGGACATCACCGTGGCTCAGGCCGTGGCCCAGATCTGCGGAATGGCCATGGACATGTGCCGGCTCCACAAAGGGTACAAGACCAGCATTGAGATACTCAAAGGCATGAGGGACCCGGACTCCTTCGACATCAACAAATGGACCCCCCACGAAGGCGTCCCCAAAAGCGTCAACCCCTCTATTTGCGACTATTGA
- a CDS encoding 2-hydroxypenta-2,4-dienoate hydratase yields MTSVKKALLIFPVLALAAALSACSQNREAAGILLRAEAEGRPVPLLSARYSDMDLAMAYGVQKAYVQKKLAAEKTAGFKAGLTSRGGQKRFGVDAPVAGVLFESGKLTGRASVDPKAFKRLMMETEIGFFVAAPLKKPVSDAGALRAFIREAAPVIELPDLGFADLKTLKGTDIIAGNAAARQFIVGAPRSVDDFDLNAVTVSLTRDGREINRGKGSEASGDQWRALLWLVNTMIGQGWELEPGHILLTGALGKMLPGKPGKHVADYGDFGKIAFEIQP; encoded by the coding sequence ATGACATCCGTGAAAAAAGCCCTTTTGATTTTTCCGGTCCTGGCTCTGGCCGCCGCGCTTTCGGCCTGCTCCCAAAACCGCGAGGCCGCCGGGATTCTGCTCCGGGCCGAGGCCGAAGGCCGTCCTGTTCCGCTTTTGTCCGCCCGGTATTCGGACATGGACCTTGCCATGGCCTATGGCGTTCAAAAAGCCTACGTTCAAAAGAAACTGGCCGCTGAAAAAACGGCGGGCTTTAAAGCCGGCCTGACGTCCAGGGGGGGCCAGAAACGCTTTGGGGTGGACGCCCCGGTGGCCGGGGTTTTGTTTGAATCCGGGAAATTGACCGGACGGGCCTCGGTGGACCCGAAGGCGTTCAAGCGCCTGATGATGGAAACGGAAATCGGGTTTTTTGTGGCCGCGCCGTTGAAAAAACCCGTTTCCGACGCCGGGGCGCTTCGGGCCTTCATTCGCGAGGCCGCGCCGGTGATTGAGCTTCCGGACCTGGGTTTCGCCGATCTGAAGACCCTGAAGGGAACGGACATCATCGCGGGAAACGCGGCCGCCCGACAGTTTATCGTGGGGGCGCCCCGGTCTGTGGATGATTTTGACTTAAACGCCGTGACCGTGTCCCTGACCCGGGACGGGCGGGAAATCAACCGGGGAAAAGGATCCGAGGCCTCCGGCGATCAATGGCGGGCCCTGCTGTGGCTGGTCAACACCATGATCGGCCAGGGATGGGAGCTTGAGCCCGGCCATATTCTTTTAACCGGGGCCCTGGGCAAAATGCTTCCCGGTAAACCCGGAAAGCACGTGGCGGATTACGGGGATTTCGGAAAAATCGCATTTGAAATTCAGCCGTGA
- a CDS encoding conserved exported hypothetical protein (Evidence 4 : Unknown function but conserved in other organisms) — protein sequence MMKKFLAAVVSVSLMALFAPGAFSGERTLLGVSFPEEKIIEGKVLKLNGLAYRKALGFIKVYVAGLYLENPTQDPEEVIESEQMKYLETQYLTKKATAEKLRNGFIDLMEKCNSKEMVAAHRGHIDRYASWLDKDMAPGLSSSSLYIPGKGLSLTYQGEVRGTIPGKEFARMYYRYNVGKKASKKIRKGLLGIQ from the coding sequence ATGATGAAAAAATTTCTGGCGGCGGTTGTATCGGTTTCGTTGATGGCCCTTTTTGCCCCGGGCGCCTTTTCCGGGGAGAGAACCCTTCTGGGCGTGAGCTTTCCGGAAGAAAAAATCATCGAGGGCAAAGTCCTTAAACTCAACGGCCTGGCCTACCGCAAGGCCCTGGGATTCATCAAGGTCTATGTGGCGGGCCTTTACCTCGAAAACCCCACCCAGGACCCCGAAGAGGTCATCGAGTCCGAGCAGATGAAATACCTGGAAACCCAATACCTCACCAAAAAGGCCACGGCTGAAAAACTCCGGAACGGGTTCATCGATCTGATGGAAAAATGCAACTCCAAAGAGATGGTGGCCGCCCACCGAGGCCACATCGACCGCTACGCCTCATGGCTGGACAAAGACATGGCCCCGGGCCTGTCCTCCAGCTCCCTGTACATTCCCGGAAAAGGACTCTCCCTCACCTACCAGGGCGAGGTCCGGGGAACCATACCGGGCAAGGAGTTCGCGCGGATGTATTACCGGTACAACGTGGGGAAAAAGGCCTCCAAAAAGATCCGGAAAGGCCTTTTGGGCATTCAATAG
- the rpmB gene encoding 50S ribosomal protein L28 (Evidence 2a : Function from experimental evidences in other organisms; Product type f : factor): protein MSRICEICGKKPLTGNHVSHAHNKNKRRFKPNLQNVRALQPGGGVKKMSVCASCIKAGNVRKSA, encoded by the coding sequence ATGTCCAGAATATGTGAAATTTGCGGCAAAAAACCCTTGACGGGAAACCATGTGAGCCATGCCCACAACAAAAACAAGCGCCGGTTCAAGCCCAATCTCCAAAACGTCCGGGCCCTTCAGCCGGGCGGCGGCGTGAAAAAGATGAGCGTTTGCGCCAGCTGCATCAAGGCCGGGAATGTGCGTAAATCGGCTTAG
- the relA gene encoding GTP pyrophosphokinase, protein MAIIKTVRISDIIDRLMERDPGADLALVNRAYVYSATVHEGQVRLSGLPYLTHPLEVAAILADMNMDEGTVAAALLHDVIEDTRATPDDILEMFGPDVLHLVMGVTKLSKIQFESLEARQAENIRKMFLAMAKDIRVILIKLADRLHNMRTLQFQREDKQKKIARETLDIFAPLASRLGIYWIKKELENISFMFIDPYEYRRIANLLDMGRQERENFIEDVRKRITETMEKEGIGCDVTGRYKHIHSIAEKMRTQNLNFEEVYDIIAFRIIVEKDAECYAALGHIHSIWKPIDYKFKDYIARPKPNMYQSLHTTVVGPSGRRVEIQIRTREMNKIAKSGIAAHWSYKEGKGADPRVSRTFSWIQDIVERQKNIKDPDEFLENVRIELFPDEIFVFTPNGDIKALPKGAIPVDFAYMIHTEVGNQCSGAKVNEKMVPLKYELKTGDVVEIITRKGHQPSRDWLNSVKTAKARSRIRQWIRNQDYNRSLTLGREMCEKEFKKRRLNFVKLVKSEQMNETAAAFGFKAPDDLIANVGYGKITPLQIARKFLADLEGAKDKESLLEKIADHPEKKKKTGSGVLVKGIDDVLIRFAKCCRPVPGDRITGYITRGYGVAIHRANCVNALKINPERKINVEWEENLDEGAYPADIRIRSMDRVGLLADVAAEISKNKANIIKVNSQTREDGRVDTFFTLGIKGTRHLARLLADIKKIRHVHSVERIR, encoded by the coding sequence TTGGCCATCATCAAAACCGTCCGCATCAGCGATATCATCGACCGCCTCATGGAGCGCGATCCCGGGGCCGATCTTGCCCTGGTGAACCGGGCCTATGTCTATTCGGCCACCGTCCATGAGGGCCAGGTGCGTCTTTCGGGGCTGCCCTACCTGACCCATCCCCTTGAGGTGGCGGCGATACTGGCGGACATGAACATGGACGAGGGCACTGTGGCGGCGGCCCTGCTCCACGACGTCATTGAAGACACCCGGGCCACCCCCGACGACATCCTGGAAATGTTCGGCCCGGATGTGCTTCACCTGGTGATGGGGGTCACCAAGCTGAGCAAAATCCAGTTTGAGAGCCTGGAGGCCCGGCAGGCGGAAAATATCCGGAAAATGTTTCTGGCCATGGCCAAGGACATCCGCGTCATCCTCATTAAACTGGCCGACCGCCTTCACAACATGCGAACCCTTCAGTTTCAAAGGGAGGACAAACAAAAAAAAATCGCCCGGGAAACCCTGGATATTTTCGCTCCCCTGGCCTCCCGGCTGGGAATATACTGGATCAAAAAAGAGCTGGAAAACATCTCTTTCATGTTCATTGACCCGTATGAATACCGCCGGATCGCCAATTTGCTGGACATGGGCAGGCAGGAGCGCGAAAACTTTATTGAAGACGTCCGGAAACGGATCACCGAAACCATGGAAAAGGAGGGCATCGGCTGCGATGTGACCGGACGCTACAAGCATATTCACAGCATCGCGGAAAAGATGAGAACCCAGAACCTGAATTTCGAAGAGGTTTACGACATCATCGCCTTTCGAATCATCGTGGAAAAAGACGCCGAGTGCTACGCGGCGCTGGGCCACATCCACTCCATATGGAAACCCATCGATTACAAATTCAAGGATTACATCGCCCGGCCCAAGCCCAACATGTACCAGTCTCTTCACACCACGGTGGTGGGGCCGTCGGGCAGGCGGGTCGAAATACAGATCCGCACCCGGGAAATGAACAAAATCGCAAAATCGGGCATCGCGGCCCACTGGAGCTACAAGGAGGGGAAGGGCGCCGACCCCAGGGTCAGCCGGACCTTTTCATGGATCCAGGACATTGTGGAACGGCAGAAAAATATCAAGGATCCGGATGAGTTCCTGGAAAATGTCCGCATCGAGCTTTTCCCCGACGAAATCTTTGTCTTTACCCCAAACGGCGACATCAAGGCCCTGCCCAAGGGCGCCATCCCTGTGGACTTCGCCTACATGATCCACACGGAGGTGGGAAACCAGTGCTCCGGGGCCAAGGTAAACGAAAAAATGGTCCCCCTCAAGTATGAGTTGAAAACAGGGGATGTGGTGGAGATCATCACCCGGAAAGGGCATCAGCCCAGCCGGGACTGGCTCAATTCGGTGAAAACGGCCAAGGCCCGGTCCCGGATACGGCAATGGATCCGGAACCAGGATTACAACCGGAGCCTGACCCTGGGCCGGGAAATGTGCGAAAAGGAATTTAAAAAACGCCGCCTGAATTTCGTCAAACTCGTCAAATCCGAGCAGATGAATGAGACGGCGGCGGCCTTCGGCTTCAAGGCGCCGGACGATCTCATCGCCAATGTGGGATACGGAAAAATCACCCCCCTGCAGATCGCCCGCAAGTTTCTCGCGGACCTGGAGGGCGCGAAAGACAAAGAGAGTCTGCTGGAAAAAATCGCCGATCACCCGGAGAAAAAGAAAAAAACCGGCTCAGGCGTTTTGGTGAAAGGAATCGATGATGTGCTGATCCGGTTCGCCAAATGCTGCCGCCCGGTTCCCGGCGACCGGATCACCGGCTATATCACCCGGGGATACGGAGTGGCCATCCATCGCGCAAACTGCGTCAACGCGCTCAAAATCAACCCGGAAAGAAAAATCAATGTGGAGTGGGAGGAGAACCTCGACGAAGGGGCCTACCCGGCGGACATCCGGATACGCTCCATGGACAGGGTGGGGCTTTTGGCCGACGTGGCCGCTGAAATCAGCAAAAATAAAGCCAACATCATCAAGGTCAACTCGCAGACCCGGGAAGACGGGCGCGTGGACACCTTTTTCACCCTGGGAATCAAGGGAACCCGTCATCTGGCCCGGCTTCTGGCCGATATTAAAAAAATCAGGCACGTCCACAGCGTGGAAAGAATCCGTTAA